One window of the Eucalyptus grandis isolate ANBG69807.140 chromosome 6, ASM1654582v1, whole genome shotgun sequence genome contains the following:
- the LOC120294517 gene encoding LOW QUALITY PROTEIN: dehydrodolichyl diphosphate synthase complex subunit NUS1-like (The sequence of the model RefSeq protein was modified relative to this genomic sequence to represent the inferred CDS: deleted 1 base in 1 codon), producing MALSPFFRIYLISSGPLKKYNDLNLGKLRYLASAIVVDTEARQTSKVIKLLQWLSDIGMKPMKHGHIVETSMLCRVGHAWTRSQHVSDWGVLQKSKDAILEKLSRIRLFEETDEMLPVDKKKNMTLELASPSDGREAVAKAANLLFSKHLELRNTTEDQGENIFTEAHMTEALRAVGCSGPDPDLLLIYGPARCHLGFPPWRLRYTEIVHMGPLNSMKHGSLMKAIYKFTLVRQNYGMG from the exons ATGGCCTTATCGCCTTTTTTCAGGAT TTATCTCATCTCAAGTGGACCGTTGAAGAAATATAATGACCTTAATCTGGGGAAGCTCCGGTATCTGGCCAGT GCCATTGTGGTGGATACTGAAGCTCGGCAAACTTCGAAAGTTATTAAACTTCTGCAGTGGCTGTCTGATATTGGCATGAAACCTATGAAGCATGGACACATTGTAGAAACTTCCATGTTGTGTCGTGTCGGACATGCTTGGACACGTAGTCAACACGTGTCAGATTGGG GGGTCTTGCAGAAATCTAAGGATGCTATCTTGGAGAAGTTGAGCCGTATTAGATTATTTGAG GAAACTGATGAGATGTTAcccgttgacaaaaaaaaaaacatgaccCTTGAACTTGCTTCACCATCTGATGGGAGGGAAGCTGTGGCAAAAGCTGCTAATTTACTTTTCTCAAAGCATTTGGAACTGAGAAATACCACTGAGGATCAGGGGGAGAATATTTTTACGGAAGCTCATATGACTGAGGCACTCAGAGCTGTTG GTTGTAGTGGGCCAGATCCTGACCTCCTATTAATTTATGGACCTGCAAGATGCCACTTAGGTTTCCCCCCATGGAGGCTCCGATATACAGAGATTGT ACACATGGGACCCTTGAACTCCATGAAACATGGTTCATTAATGAAGGCAATATACAAATTCACATTGGTTCGCCAAAATTATGGTATGGGATGA